A single region of the Chitinophaga niabensis genome encodes:
- a CDS encoding RNA polymerase sigma factor — protein sequence MQRAAVYPDERILIEKIKAGDPHAKHWLYDQYAAPVYGLLLQLFPRKQDANNALVRTFVHVFKNIEEYYHSGGISLFSWIMKQARETAEAEIPYAGLTGNDISILAKSGLMQFSSTLGVECREVFNQCYCMGLSRSVVAARLGLSEQQVFLLLQQAMIAFRKFSNNN from the coding sequence TTGCAACGAGCAGCAGTGTACCCCGATGAGCGCATTTTAATTGAGAAGATAAAAGCCGGCGATCCCCATGCAAAGCATTGGTTATATGACCAATATGCTGCGCCTGTTTATGGGCTTTTATTACAGTTGTTTCCGCGGAAGCAGGATGCGAACAACGCATTGGTAAGAACATTTGTTCATGTTTTCAAAAATATCGAAGAATATTATCATTCCGGCGGAATATCCTTATTTTCGTGGATAATGAAACAGGCGAGGGAAACTGCCGAAGCAGAAATTCCTTACGCCGGATTAACTGGTAATGATATAAGCATCCTGGCAAAAAGTGGTTTAATGCAATTTAGCAGCACGCTTGGCGTTGAATGCCGGGAAGTGTTCAATCAGTGTTACTGCATGGGACTCTCCAGATCAGTTGTGGCAGCCCGCCTGGGCTTATCTGAACAACAGGTGTTTCTCTTATTACAGCAGGCGATGATAGCATTCAGAAAATTTTCCAATAACAATTGA